GTGACATCGTCGTGACACTGCCCAATCCCCATCGACGGGAGATCGGGGTGAACCTACTGCAGCGAATCCTCCGCCGCGCTGGCCTCACCAGAGAGGAGTGGCTGGTGGAATGAGAGACAGAGGTGCTTTCGCCTACATATACCACCCGCCCGCATTTGCCGACTATCTCCTGGTTTTGACCCATCGCTGGAATGTAAGTTGAGTACGAATGCCCTTGGTTTTCAGTGTAGTCTCGCTCGTCCCGCTCCTCTCACTCGGCTTACGCAACTAACGCGATGAACGCTATCAACGCAATGACGCAATCGACGCGATCAACCCATGAAACTCGTGATCCTCGCTGGTGGTCTCGGCACCCGCATCTCCGAGGAAACCCACCTCAAGCCCAAGCCCATGATCGAGATCGGCGGCTGTTTGACGTCACCGTCGTCCCTTTTCCGCCTCTCCGCCCCA
This genomic stretch from Candidatus Methylomirabilota bacterium harbors:
- a CDS encoding type II toxin-antitoxin system HicA family toxin — its product is MPRLVPVSWNEMVRGLRRLGFEGPLEGGKHPYMVRGDIVVTLPNPHRREIGVNLLQRILRRAGLTREEWLVE